A region from the Anoplolepis gracilipes chromosome 2, ASM4749672v1, whole genome shotgun sequence genome encodes:
- the Tau gene encoding uncharacterized protein Tau isoform X4 codes for MDSQETANRMPESTSGHEGNMVKPNVLSPQQGFQARPQGPPPSPRNSINNGPIGAPRPGQPLRRLDSRSSLGPSPASGQFVQLRPYGPPRPPGGSFPPRPPQPGQLPPQNPLQPPNQRFVYSPGIRGPPPQGPGGQRPLFVGNQQVYQVQQQQQRVGNDPRFQRPDQASENGPRRPSQESVFPRQLLRNDSSVSLQRQHFLTNEEIKQPTRPRIVIEKMADINETGADVNKSEDNPQRKKSDVRENGENDDDDDVVMDNEKSPRHNQDGVPGGLVNGSKSPLIPKKPISRPGTATIENASKYHDKTSKELDEDTASIISQSRPSSAVNDDEERKDEKLSSRPPSSKEIDIVEELTEDFTRDEGNVLLVEESINKTSRPPSATSTFEMEEIQKPSSPYNDNAFGDIEQSLKTPSKSSDNSRTVTPSYLDKPQNADQVASRTPSRTSDRSRSSTPAGLESRENAEQESRTPIKTPDKSRASTPAGLEPRGNAEQESKTPIKTPDKSRASTPAKPEPFGNAEPESKTPIKTPDKYSRSSTPAGKESSDGEASLDNPHRDKSGEDTLQVRESSRPASSLGSPNSASGKSPKSPRSPTIPEGQGKLSTVGSVKISPRSPEDVKGFDNGEQRSLSSSPRLSNSPKSPAKQTEGEKKKKTSFVETITKKTVEIADTASILTETSPSKSAAPTTKTPRPQTPTKLDEKKSAKKKAIQNGSQSQAASNGVAESPTKGDKRSTAGSPTKSPNKSAKSLPKTPDTPSSTAQEKKKVPMNKVQVGAAPSPNLKTVRSKIGSLDNASYKPGGGKVKIENRKLDFSKAQPKIAAKNDKYTPSGGDKKISQVKLQWNAKSKVGSLDNATYKPGGGDKKIETVKLDFKDKAKPKVGSKENAKHVPGGGSVKSATPPKTPQETKNNIPTQKIEIKAESKIGSLDNVKHKPGGGEKKIFNDRDYLRQTSGSNVESVNGSGSQSPVPSGAITNSGKNGLPASDENLNQEC; via the exons ATGGATTCGCAAGAAACCGCAAACAGAATGCCCGAATCTACTTCGGGCCATGAAGGAAATATG GTGAAGCCAAACGTTCTTTCACCACAGCAAGGCTTTCAGGCGAGACCCCAAGGTCCGCCACCGTCTCCCAGAAATTCGATAAATAATGGTCCCATAGGCGCCCCTCGTCCGGGACAACCACTACGCCGATTGGACAGTCGTTCTTCCTTAGGTCCGTCGCCGGCCTCGGGTCAATTCGTGCAGCTTAGACCTTACGGTCCGCCAAGACCACCAGGGGGCTCCTTCCCTCCAAGGCCACCGCAACCCGGTCAACTGCCTCCGCAGAATCCGCTACAACCCCCGAATCAACGTTTTGTGTACTCCCCGGGGATTCGTGGTCCTCCGCCGCAAGGACCAGGAGGTCAACGACCACTCTTCGTCGGTAATCAGCAAGTGTATCAAgtgcaacagcagcagcagcgaGTCGGCAACGATCCGCGATTTCAACGACCTGATCAAGCGTCCGAAAACGGACCGCGACGACCTAGTCAAGAATCCGTTTTTCCCAGGCAGTTACTGAGAAATGACTCATCGGTGAGTCTGCAACGACAGCATTTTTTAACGAACGAAGAAATCAAGCAGCCGACACGACCGCGCATTGTCATCGAAAAAATGGCGGATATAAACGAGACTGGCGCTGACGTTAATAAATCAGAGGATAATCCACAGAGAAAAAAGTCCGATGTCCGTGAAAACGGCgaaaacgacgacgacgacgatgtcgTGATGGATAACGAGAAGTCGCCGCGACACAATCAGGATGGCGTTCCCGGGGGACTAGTAAACGGTTCCAAGTCACCCTTAATTCCGAAAAAACCCATAAGTCGACCAGGAACGGCTACTATCGAGAATGCGAGTAAATATCATGATAAAACATCGAAAGAGCTTGATGAAGATACAGCGTCGATTATTTCTCAAAGCAGACCTTCCTCCGCAGTAAACGAcgatgaagaaagaaaagacgaGAAACTCTCTAGTAGACCGCCCTCAAGTAAAGAGATTGATATCGTCGAGGAATTGACGGAAGATTTTACGAGAGATGAAGGGAATGTATTGCTCGTCGAggaatcaataaataaaacatctcGACCACCGAGTGCTACGTCGACATTTGAAATGGAAGAAATTCAAAAACCAAGCAGTCCGTATAACGACAACGCATTTGGGGACATCGAACAGAGCTTGAAAACCCCTTCGAAATCTTCGGACAATTCGCGTACCGTCACACCGTCTTATCTAGATAAGCCTCAGAACGCTGATCAGGTAGCCTCGAGAACTCCATCCAGGACTTCGGACAGATCCCGTTCCAGCACTCCAGCTGGATTGGAGTCTCGCGAAAACGCGGAACAGGAATCGAGAACGCCGATTAAGACGCCGGATAAATCGCGCGCGAGTACACCGGCCGGATTGGAGCCACGTGGAAATGCGGAACAGGAATCGAAAACGCCGATCAAGACGCCGGATAAGTCGCGTGCGAGTACTCCAGCCAAACCGGAACCGTTTGGAAATGCGGAACCAGAATCGAAAACACCGATTAAGACGCCGGATAAATATTCGCGCTCGAGCACGCCAGCCGGGAAAGAATCGAGTGATGGCGAAGCCTCCCTCGACAATCCACATCGCGACAAATCTGGCGAAGATACTTTACAAGTAAGAGAATCCAGCAGACCGGCCTCGTCGTTAGGTTCGCCTAACTCGGCGAGTGGCAAATCACCAAAATCACCGAGATCACCTACGATACCGGAGGGTCAAGGTAAATTGTCGACGGTGGGGTCAGTGAAAATCTCTCCAAGATCACCAGAAGACGTGAAGGGCTTCGATAACGGGGAACAAAGATCGTTATCTTCTAGTCCTCGATTATCAAATTCTCCGAAATCACCCGCAAAACAGACAGAAGgtgagaagaagaagaaaacgtCCTTTGTCGAAACCATCACCAAGAAAACGGTGGAAATAGCGGACACAGCATCGATCCTGACAGAGACATCTCCGTCGAAGTCCGCTGCTCCAACGACCAAAACCCCACGTCCGCAAACACCGACGAAACTGGACGAGAAAAAGTCtgcgaaaaaaaaag CGATCCAAAATGGCAGCCAATCGCAAGCG GCGTCAAATGGAGTAGCAGAATCGCCAACCAAAGGCGACAAGAGATCGACCGCTGGATCGCCTACGAAATCACCTAACAAATCTGCTAAATCATTACCAAAAACTCCAGACACGCCTTCGTCGACTGCCCAGGAGAAAAAGA AAGTACCAATGAATAAAGTTCAAGTTGGCGCTGCGCCCTCCCCGAATTTGAAGACTGTGCGATCGAAAATCGGTTCTCTGGACAATGCGAGTTACAAACCGGGCGGCGGCAAAGTGAAGATAGAGAACAGAAAGCTGGACTTTAGCAAAGCGCAACCGAAGATTGCCGCGAAGAATGATAAATACACGCCTAGCGGTGGGGACAAAAAG ATCTCCCAAGTGAAACTTCAATGGAATGCTAAGTCTAAAGTGGGCTCTTTAGATAACGCAACTTACAAGCCAGGCGGTGGTGACAAGAAGATCGAGACGGTAAAACTCGATTTCAAAGACAAGGCAAAACCTAAAGTCGGATCTAAAGAAAACGCGAAACATGTTCCTGGTGGCGGCAGCGTTAAG TCCGCGACTCCGCCTAAGACACCGCAGGAAACGAAGAACAAC